In Chloroflexota bacterium, the genomic window CAGAGACAAGCCTCCTACCGCGCAGCCGCAGAAGGGGCGCCCCGACGCAGCATCGGAGCGCCCCTCAAAGCCCGCCGCTCGAGCGCCAACACCGGAAGGCCGATCGCCAAGTGCGGAAGGAAGAGCAGCGCGTGGATCACCACGGCAAAGCTCAGTACGGCGGCCTCATCCACGGCGAAGAGCCCCAGGGTGGAGACGGCGACGAACTCGTACACACCGGCGACGCCAGGCGGCGCCGGGACTGCGCCTGAGAACATGGAGACGGCGACGATAACGATGGAGGCGAGCCAGAAGGGCATCTGAATGCCCGCCGCCTGGGCGACGAGCCAGGCGGCTACGCCAATCAAGAGCCACGCAATCGCCGTCAGGGAGATGCAGAGGGCAAGGAGTCCCCGCTGGCTCTGCGTTGCATGCACATGCTGCAGGGTCTCCGCCAGGGGCTTCAGCCACCGCACCTTGCCGAGGCGCGAGACACCTCTGCCCAGGAACACCATGCCGAGAAGCGCCGCGCCCGAAAGGCCCCACAGCGGCAGGACGATGGGCCGGAAGCCCGAAAGCTGGGGCAGCACCACCAGCCCCGCGCCGACCAGGTTCACCGTCACCAGCAGGTCGAAGAGCCTGCTGAGGAGGAAGCCGGAGACGACGCGCGAAGCCTTCACGCCATCGCCGCGCGTCAGCAAGACCGTCTGCGTCGCCTCCGAAAGGACGCGCACAGGGCTCAGGTTGTTCACCGCGCTCCCGGCGCTGGCGACAAGGAAAAGGCGCGAGGTGGTCACGCGCTCATCGCGCAGGAGGAGGCGGAAGCGGATGGCCCTCAGGATGCCTGCGATGATGACGGCGCCAAGGGCCAGAGGCACAACCCGCCAATCGAGCTCCGCCAGGGCTCGCCCTAGGGATGCCCACGAGGTGTCCTTCAAGGCTAGCCAACCGAGCGCTCCGCCTACGCCAAAGCCGATCAGTCCGTATGCAAAGCGTCGGTCCATGGACGCGGTCCGTCTCTCTCTTCACGCCCCGGCGCATCAAGCACAGGGGCGATGCCAACACGTTATGAGTGATTCTCTCCGAACCGGGCGCATGGCGAAACAAGGCCAGCACTAGAATCCGGGAGAGGGTGCGCACCCACAGGCCCGCACCAGGGCAAGACGGCTTCACAGGCCGTAGCGGGCCACTTTTCCCTTGCGCACAGTGCGGAACATGAAGAGATCGGGGCCTTTGACGGCGGCATGATCCCAAGGGGCAAAGCCCATCACGGGGTTTCGCCCGCCGGTGGCGCAGGGGACGTTGCGCACCTGCTCCAGCCCGGTCTTCAGCCCTGCGCGCGTCAACTCGGGAGCGCGGCGCAGGCCCTCGGTCATCAGCGTCATCATGTCATAGCCGAAGGCGGCGCGAAAATCGGCAGGGGGCCGTCCGCCCCAGCGCTTCACGTATTCCCGCTCCAGGCGGCGAAGCACGGGGTTGCGCTCATCGTACTGGTCGGGCCAGACCACGCCTTCGTTCTTGGCGATGGCGGCGGGCGTATTCGCCACCACCAGCATCGCGATATTGGAATAGACGAGGATCTTCCAGCCGAGCTTTCGGGCCGCAGGCACAAAGGTAAGCGTCGGCGCGCCCATGCCCAGGAAGAGCAGGCAATCGGCATGCCCCTTCCTTAGCGCGCGCAGCTGCGGCGTCACATCGCTCGTGTGGACATCGGTCATCTCGCGCCTGGCGATCTGGACGCCCAGGAGGTGCAGCTCCATCTCCAGCGAGGTGTAATAGAGGTCGCCGATGGGCCCGCGGCACTGGAGGACGGCGACGCGCTTGCGTCCCTCCTTCGCCATGAGCCGCGCCAGGTAGGTCATCTCGTCCGTGAGGGAGCCCGCCTGGAACTGAAAGTACCACTCGCCCCTTGTGCGCTCATGGCCGGACCAGTTGATGGTGGGCACCTTGACCCTATCCACCACCTCGGCCACGGCAAGGGCGTTGTCCGTGATGCCCGGCCCCATGATGCCGATGACCTCCGGGCGCGCCGCCATCTTCTCCCAGGCACGTACGACATTCTCCGGCGATCCCTCATGAGCCCCCGCGCCCGCCATGTACTGGAACTCGACGCCATAGCCGGCGATCCCGCCGGCGGCGTTGAACGCCTCGCGCTGCAACTCCATGCCGCGAAAGACCGGGTTCGCCCAATCAATCTTGGCGGCATCATGCAACACGCCGATCGTGACGCTCTGCCTAGCCATCTCCGCCTCCTTTGGCCGAGTCTTTTGCCTCCGCCTGGATCACCGCCGGTTCCGTCCACAACACCTTGCGATAGGCGATGCAGATCGCCGCCGTCAGCGTAACTGAAATGAGCCCGCCCGTCAGCATCGCCGTCTCCACGCTGTAGTGCTCCGCGATCGTGCCGCCGATGAGCGCTCCCAGCGGCGCAAGGCCCACGTTGATCATATAGATGCCCATCACACGCCCGCGCATATGATCGGGAAGCATAGCTTGCAAATGCGTATTGTTCATCGCGCCGAAGGAGAGCGTCGCCGCGCCCTCCGCCAGAAGAAAGAGCATGGCGAAGGGCACGGAGGTCATGAACGAAAGGGCCACGAGCGCGAGCCCGGCCAGGATGCCCGCCACCGCCTGAGTGGTCATATGGCCCGCGCGGCGATTCCCCACCCCGGCAAACGTGGCGAGGATCAGAACGCCCACAAATCCGCCTCCGCCGAAACAAGCCATGAGCCATCCAAGGCCGTCTGCTCTCTGGCCCAGCGCATCCTTGGCAAAGACGGGCATGAGGCCAGTGGTGAACGGCATGACGAAGAAGGAAGGGATGATGGCCAGCATGATGATGGCAAAGATGCCGCGGTTGCCCAGCACGTAGCGAACGCCCTCCCGCATATCGGCGCCCGCGCTGGTCTCCGGCCGGCCCGCCTTCGGCGCCGGTTGCGGCACCATAGGCAGGATGATAAGGGTGACGACCAGGTAGCACGAGCCCTGCATGAAGAAGTTCGCCGTCGGGCCGAGATACTGGATCATGATGCCGCCGAGGGCTGGGCCGAGGACACGATTGAAGCTGAATGCAGATGAGGCGAGCGCGAGGGCGTTCGGCACATCGGCCCTGGGCACGGTGTTGGCGATGATAGTCTGGCGCAAGGGATTCATGATGGAGAAGCCCGCGCCGCTCAGGAAAGCGAAAAGGATCATGGTCCACGGTTTGACATGGTCCGTGGCGACCCCAAAGGCAAAGAGGAGTGACGTCGTCGCCAGGAAGATCTGGTCCGCCAGGAGCATCTTGCGGCGGTCCACCCGGTCGCTGAAGACGCCGGCAACGGGCCCGACGATCAGGAACGGAATGGTGCGAGCGCCGTTCACCGCGCCGACGAGGAGCGCGCTGTTCGTCTCCTCATACATCAGCCAGCCGATGGCGATCTGCTGGATCCAGTTGCCCGCCGCGAAGAAGACGGTCCCGATCCACAAGAGGCGAAAGTCGCGGTACTTGAGCGACTTGAAGGTGTGGATGTCCGTGATGCGCAGCTTTGCGGCGAACCCGGTGCCGATGCTCACGGGCTGATTCTACTGCGTTGCACCGCCGGTGGCGAACGCGCAGGGCGCCTAGGCGGGCGGCGGCTTGGCGAAGAGGCTCTTGCCATAGAAGAGCCCCATGGCGAGGAAGAGCGCGATGGCGATGCCGCCGCCCACGAGCATCGTGGTATCGCTGCCGCGCCCGTGGGCCAGCGCCCCGGCGAACATCGCGCCGAAGGGGCCGACGCCGACGTTCATCAGGTAGATGCCCATGACACGCCCACGCATCGCGTCCGGGATAGAGGTCTGCATGTGGGTGTTGTTGAGGGCCATGAAGGTGAACATCGCGGTGCCCTGGATGAAGAGGAAGACCATCGCCACCGCCATGCTGTGCGTGCGCGAGACGATGATGAGGCTGACGCCCGCCAAGACGCCGATGACGATCTGCGTGCGCCCGTGCTCCGGCCGGTTGCCGATGGTCGCCAGGACCAGGACGCCGATGAGCCCGCCCACGCCGAAGACGGCCAGAAGCGCGCCGAGGCCGTCGGCGTCCTGACGCAGGACGTCCTTGGCGAAGACGGGCATCATCTGGACGGTGAAGGGCATGATAAAAAAGGCGGGGATCATCGCCAGGAGCATCAAGGCCGTGATGTCGCTGCGGCTCGCCACATAGCGCAGGCCCTCCCGCAGGTCCGCCATCGCCGAAGTCTTCGGCTTCGCCGTCTCCTTCGCGCCGCCGCGGACGGAGAGGAGCATGCTCATGACGGCCACCACGGCGTAGCAGCCCGCCTGGATGAAGAAATTCGCCGAGGCGCCCACGGTGGTGATGAGGACGCCGCCCAACGCCGGGCCGACGACTCTATTGATATTGAAGGCCGACGAGTTGAGGGCGATGGCGTTCAGGAAATCCTCCTTGGGCACCACGTTCGCCGTCACCGCCTGCCGCAAGGGATTCTGGATCGCAAAGCCGATGCCTCCCAAAATGCTGAAGAGCATCATGTGCCAAACGGCGACCCCATCCGTGGCGACCATGAGGGCGAACCACAAGGCCAGCGCCGCCAGGAAGAGCTGGTTCACGATGAGGAAGCGCTTGCGGTCCACCCGGTCTATGAAGACGCCCGCGATGGGCCCGGCGAAGAGGAAGGGCAGCGAGCGTGCGCTCCAGATCGCGCCGACGAGGAAGGCGTTGTCCGTCCTATCGTAGACCAGCCAGCCCAGCGTGACCTGCTGGATCCAGTTCCCGGCGGAGAAGAGGACCGTCCCCAGCCAGACAAGGCGGAAGTCCCGGTGCCGCAGGGAGCGAAAGGTGGGGACGTTGGTGATGCTCAACTTTGACGTACTCGTGGGGGCGCCCCGCATTGGTAACTTACGGTGGAGGCAGCGGGGTCGCGGACCCGCGACACGCCGTTCGCCCCGCTCCTTGATCCTATTCTCTATAGAGCACCGCGGCGCCCGCCATGGGCCCGCCGCCGTTGGTGGCCACGGCCACCTTGGCGTTCGGCGTCTGCCTGGGGCCGCAGGTCCCGCGCAGCTGCTCCACCGCTTCGATGACGTGGCTGATGCCGTGGACGCGCCCGATGTTCAGCATGCCTCCGTTCGTGTTCGTGGGCAGCTTGCCGCCCAGCTTCGTGTTGCCATCGGCCACGAAGCGCCCGCCTTCGCCCATGGGGCAGAGGCCTAGGGCCTCCAGCCAGTTGAGGGTGAGCATCGTGAAGCCGTCGTAGACCTGGGCCGTGTCCACATCGCCCGGCTTGAACTGCGAGCGCTTCCAGAGGTACTTGGAGGCGACGATGCTGCCGTTGGTCGTAAGGTCGGGCCACTGGAACCAGTCGTACGGGTGCCCGGCGCCGAAGGACCAGGCGTCCACGTAGACGGGCCGCTGCTTCAGCGCTTTGGCCCGCTCAGCCGTGGTGACGATGACGGCTCCCGCGCCGTCCACCGGGAGATCGCAGTCCAGCAGGCGCATCGGCTCGGTGATGTAGCGCGCGGAGAGGTAGTCCTGCATCGTGATCTTCTGCCGCATCAGGGCGCGCGGGTTCAGAGAGGCGTACTCCCGCTGGGCCACCGCCACCGCGCCGAAGTGCTCTTCCTTGGTGCCGTAGACGGCCATATGGCGGCGCATGTACATCGCCACCCACTGGGTGGCCGAGATGAAGCCGTAGGGGACGGTGAATTGGTTATCGCCAGGGATATGCGTCGGCGGCTTGCGGCCAGCGCTGTGGCCCCCGGTGAGGGAGACGGAGCGATAGGCGAGGCAAACTTCGGCGCTGCCGGAGGCGACCGCCGCGCAGGCGTCTATAAGCCCCGTGATGCCTGCGGGGCCCCAGCCGTTGATATCGTTGTACCAGGCAAGGTCCTTGATGCCCAGCGCATCGGCCACTTCCCAGCAGGTGACCGATTCGAAGGAGAAGCCGTACTGGGTGACGCCGTCAATATCGCTGGGCTTCAGCCCGGCATCGGTGATGGCGTCCATGGAGGCGCGGAAGGCGTTCTGCAGCACCGTGAGCCCGGTGTTGCGGCCCACGTGCGAATAGCCGACTCCGACGATGGCGACCTTGCGTCCGTGGTGCGGCATCTTAGCGCTCTCCCCTGGCTGCAGCCGCCGCGCGCGGGCGGAACTTGGGCAGCGTGACCTCGGGCGTCACATCATCGAAGACGACCTCCACCGGCTCGCCTACCTTCAACTGCTCCGGCTTGTAGTCCACCAGATTGCTGACGATGCGGACGCGGGGGTCCTCCTCCAACTCAACCAGGACCACAGGGTAAGGCCCGTTCTTCACGAAGCCCGGGTGGTAGGGATAATGCGTCACCGTGTAGGAGTAGATCGTTCCCTTGCCGCTCACCACCTGGGGCGCGAGCTTGTCCGATTGGCAGAACCGGCAGACGGGCTTGGGCGGATGGTTCAGCCGCCCGCAGGCGGAGCACTTGGCGATGGCGAGCTGGTGACGCTTCGCAGCCTCCCAGTAGGACTTCGTGAACTGGTTCAGCTCGGGAAGCGGCTTATCGTAATCGGGCATGGGCGCACCTCGTGCGGCAAGAGAGGGGATCGCGGCCATTATACGCCGGGAACCTCTTGAGTCCAGCGTAGGCATCGGCGGCACCTGCTAGAGCGCAGTTATCGCTTCTCCGCCCGCGCCGCCGCGATGACCTTCGCCGCCGCCGCGTAGTCCCGCGCGCCGCCCTTGAAGATCGGCGGCACCAGGTAGAAGGCGTCGCAGCCCAGCTTCGCCAGGTTTGCCACGAGCTCCAGCGCCAACTCCACGTTGGAGCGCCCGCCCTCGATGGCCCGCAGCATCGCCGCGGGCG contains:
- a CDS encoding ABC transporter substrate-binding protein, with the translated sequence MARQSVTIGVLHDAAKIDWANPVFRGMELQREAFNAAGGIAGYGVEFQYMAGAGAHEGSPENVVRAWEKMAARPEVIGIMGPGITDNALAVAEVVDRVKVPTINWSGHERTRGEWYFQFQAGSLTDEMTYLARLMAKEGRKRVAVLQCRGPIGDLYYTSLEMELHLLGVQIARREMTDVHTSDVTPQLRALRKGHADCLLFLGMGAPTLTFVPAARKLGWKILVYSNIAMLVVANTPAAIAKNEGVVWPDQYDERNPVLRRLEREYVKRWGGRPPADFRAAFGYDMMTLMTEGLRRAPELTRAGLKTGLEQVRNVPCATGGRNPVMGFAPWDHAAVKGPDLFMFRTVRKGKVARYGL
- a CDS encoding thiolase family protein — translated: MPHHGRKVAIVGVGYSHVGRNTGLTVLQNAFRASMDAITDAGLKPSDIDGVTQYGFSFESVTCWEVADALGIKDLAWYNDINGWGPAGITGLIDACAAVASGSAEVCLAYRSVSLTGGHSAGRKPPTHIPGDNQFTVPYGFISATQWVAMYMRRHMAVYGTKEEHFGAVAVAQREYASLNPRALMRQKITMQDYLSARYITEPMRLLDCDLPVDGAGAVIVTTAERAKALKQRPVYVDAWSFGAGHPYDWFQWPDLTTNGSIVASKYLWKRSQFKPGDVDTAQVYDGFTMLTLNWLEALGLCPMGEGGRFVADGNTKLGGKLPTNTNGGMLNIGRVHGISHVIEAVEQLRGTCGPRQTPNAKVAVATNGGGPMAGAAVLYRE
- a CDS encoding flippase-like domain-containing protein; the protein is MDRRFAYGLIGFGVGGALGWLALKDTSWASLGRALAELDWRVVPLALGAVIIAGILRAIRFRLLLRDERVTTSRLFLVASAGSAVNNLSPVRVLSEATQTVLLTRGDGVKASRVVSGFLLSRLFDLLVTVNLVGAGLVVLPQLSGFRPIVLPLWGLSGAALLGMVFLGRGVSRLGKVRWLKPLAETLQHVHATQSQRGLLALCISLTAIAWLLIGVAAWLVAQAAGIQMPFWLASIVIVAVSMFSGAVPAPPGVAGVYEFVAVSTLGLFAVDEAAVLSFAVVIHALLFLPHLAIGLPVLALERRALRGAPMLRRGAPSAAAR
- a CDS encoding MFS transporter — translated: MRGAPTSTSKLSITNVPTFRSLRHRDFRLVWLGTVLFSAGNWIQQVTLGWLVYDRTDNAFLVGAIWSARSLPFLFAGPIAGVFIDRVDRKRFLIVNQLFLAALALWFALMVATDGVAVWHMMLFSILGGIGFAIQNPLRQAVTANVVPKEDFLNAIALNSSAFNINRVVGPALGGVLITTVGASANFFIQAGCYAVVAVMSMLLSVRGGAKETAKPKTSAMADLREGLRYVASRSDITALMLLAMIPAFFIMPFTVQMMPVFAKDVLRQDADGLGALLAVFGVGGLIGVLVLATIGNRPEHGRTQIVIGVLAGVSLIIVSRTHSMAVAMVFLFIQGTAMFTFMALNNTHMQTSIPDAMRGRVMGIYLMNVGVGPFGAMFAGALAHGRGSDTTMLVGGGIAIALFLAMGLFYGKSLFAKPPPA
- a CDS encoding MFS transporter, which gives rise to MSIGTGFAAKLRITDIHTFKSLKYRDFRLLWIGTVFFAAGNWIQQIAIGWLMYEETNSALLVGAVNGARTIPFLIVGPVAGVFSDRVDRRKMLLADQIFLATTSLLFAFGVATDHVKPWTMILFAFLSGAGFSIMNPLRQTIIANTVPRADVPNALALASSAFSFNRVLGPALGGIMIQYLGPTANFFMQGSCYLVVTLIILPMVPQPAPKAGRPETSAGADMREGVRYVLGNRGIFAIIMLAIIPSFFVMPFTTGLMPVFAKDALGQRADGLGWLMACFGGGGFVGVLILATFAGVGNRRAGHMTTQAVAGILAGLALVALSFMTSVPFAMLFLLAEGAATLSFGAMNNTHLQAMLPDHMRGRVMGIYMINVGLAPLGALIGGTIAEHYSVETAMLTGGLISVTLTAAICIAYRKVLWTEPAVIQAEAKDSAKGGGDG